The following are encoded together in the Misgurnus anguillicaudatus chromosome 14, ASM2758022v2, whole genome shotgun sequence genome:
- the sarnp gene encoding SAP domain-containing ribonucleoprotein isoform X5: protein MAEFVELQKLKLAELKQECVARGLDAKGNKADLIARLQAYLDEHEVNEEEVLGTFGEESKEEDEEEEEEAVAAAVEKQELTEPETVTEKKVVKITAPATVDERLQKRAERFSLQPNADNKKAARAARFGLPVAESSKGTAAIPKVSVDVEVLKKRAERFGMNVSSVSKKFEDDEKLKKRKERFGILTSTAGSYDSEAKKRKRADRFGNV from the exons ATGGCGGAATTCGTGGAGCTGCAAAAACTGAAG TTGGCTGAGCTGAAGCAGGAGTGTGTGGCACGAGGTCTGGATGCTAAAGGAAATAAAGCTGATCTGATAGCCCGACTGCAGGCTTACCTGGATGAGCATG AAGTTAATGAAGAGGAAGTTCTTGGAACGTTTGGAGAA GAGTCTAAAGAAGaagatgaagaagaagaagaagaagctgtAGCAGCAGCAGTCGAGAAGCAAGAGTTAACTGAACCTGAGACGGTGA CTGAGAAGAAAGTTGTTAAGATCACCGCTCCTGCTACAGTTGATGAG AGACTTCAGAAAAGAGCGGAGCGATTCAGTCTTCAGCCAAATGCAGACAATAAGAAGGCCGCCCGTGCTGCAAG GTTTGGTTTGCCAGTAGCTGAATCTTCCAAAG gaACTGCAGCCATCCCAAAAGTGAGC GTGGACGTTGAGGTCTTAAAGAAGAGAGCAGAACGTTTTGGCATGAATGTCTCATCTGTTTCTAAAAAG TTTGAGGATGATGAAAAGTTGAAGAAGAGGAAGGAAAGGTTTGGCATTCTGACGTCCACCGCTGGATCTTATGATTCAGAG GCCAAGAAGCGAAAACGTGCCGATCGGTTTGGAAACGTATGA
- the sarnp gene encoding SAP domain-containing ribonucleoprotein isoform X6, whose protein sequence is MAEFVELQKLKLAELKQECVARGLDAKGNKADLIARLQAYLDEHEVNEEEVLGTFGESKEEDEEEEEEAVAAAVEKQELTEPETVTEKKVVKITAPATVDERLQKRAERFSLQPNADNKKAARAARFGLPVAESSKGTAAIPKVSVDVEVLKKRAERFGMNVSSVSKKFEDDEKLKKRKERFGILTSTAGSYDSEAKKRKRADRFGNV, encoded by the exons ATGGCGGAATTCGTGGAGCTGCAAAAACTGAAG TTGGCTGAGCTGAAGCAGGAGTGTGTGGCACGAGGTCTGGATGCTAAAGGAAATAAAGCTGATCTGATAGCCCGACTGCAGGCTTACCTGGATGAGCATG AAGTTAATGAAGAGGAAGTTCTTGGAACGTTTGGAGAA TCTAAAGAAGaagatgaagaagaagaagaagaagctgtAGCAGCAGCAGTCGAGAAGCAAGAGTTAACTGAACCTGAGACGGTGA CTGAGAAGAAAGTTGTTAAGATCACCGCTCCTGCTACAGTTGATGAG AGACTTCAGAAAAGAGCGGAGCGATTCAGTCTTCAGCCAAATGCAGACAATAAGAAGGCCGCCCGTGCTGCAAG GTTTGGTTTGCCAGTAGCTGAATCTTCCAAAG gaACTGCAGCCATCCCAAAAGTGAGC GTGGACGTTGAGGTCTTAAAGAAGAGAGCAGAACGTTTTGGCATGAATGTCTCATCTGTTTCTAAAAAG TTTGAGGATGATGAAAAGTTGAAGAAGAGGAAGGAAAGGTTTGGCATTCTGACGTCCACCGCTGGATCTTATGATTCAGAG GCCAAGAAGCGAAAACGTGCCGATCGGTTTGGAAACGTATGA
- the sarnp gene encoding SAP domain-containing ribonucleoprotein isoform X1 translates to MAEFVELQKLKLAELKQECVARGLDAKGNKADLIARLQAYLDEHERSGASPTVRHIEEVNEEEVLGTFGEESKEEDEEEEEEAVAAAVEKQELTEPETVTEKKVVKITAPATVDERLQKRAERFSLQPNADNKKAARAARFGLPVAESSKGTAAIPKVSVDVEVLKKRAERFGMNVSSVSKKFEDDEKLKKRKERFGILTSTAGSYDSEAKKRKRADRFGNV, encoded by the exons ATGGCGGAATTCGTGGAGCTGCAAAAACTGAAG TTGGCTGAGCTGAAGCAGGAGTGTGTGGCACGAGGTCTGGATGCTAAAGGAAATAAAGCTGATCTGATAGCCCGACTGCAGGCTTACCTGGATGAGCATG AGAGGTCTGGAGCGAGCCCTACAGTTCGCCATATTG AAGAAGTTAATGAAGAGGAAGTTCTTGGAACGTTTGGAGAA GAGTCTAAAGAAGaagatgaagaagaagaagaagaagctgtAGCAGCAGCAGTCGAGAAGCAAGAGTTAACTGAACCTGAGACGGTGA CTGAGAAGAAAGTTGTTAAGATCACCGCTCCTGCTACAGTTGATGAG AGACTTCAGAAAAGAGCGGAGCGATTCAGTCTTCAGCCAAATGCAGACAATAAGAAGGCCGCCCGTGCTGCAAG GTTTGGTTTGCCAGTAGCTGAATCTTCCAAAG gaACTGCAGCCATCCCAAAAGTGAGC GTGGACGTTGAGGTCTTAAAGAAGAGAGCAGAACGTTTTGGCATGAATGTCTCATCTGTTTCTAAAAAG TTTGAGGATGATGAAAAGTTGAAGAAGAGGAAGGAAAGGTTTGGCATTCTGACGTCCACCGCTGGATCTTATGATTCAGAG GCCAAGAAGCGAAAACGTGCCGATCGGTTTGGAAACGTATGA
- the sarnp gene encoding SAP domain-containing ribonucleoprotein isoform X4 codes for MAEFVELQKLKLAELKQECVARGLDAKGNKADLIARLQAYLDEHEEVNEEEVLGTFGESKEEDEEEEEEAVAAAVEKQELTEPETVTEKKVVKITAPATVDERLQKRAERFSLQPNADNKKAARAARFGLPVAESSKGTAAIPKVSVDVEVLKKRAERFGMNVSSVSKKFEDDEKLKKRKERFGILTSTAGSYDSEAKKRKRADRFGNV; via the exons ATGGCGGAATTCGTGGAGCTGCAAAAACTGAAG TTGGCTGAGCTGAAGCAGGAGTGTGTGGCACGAGGTCTGGATGCTAAAGGAAATAAAGCTGATCTGATAGCCCGACTGCAGGCTTACCTGGATGAGCATG AAGAAGTTAATGAAGAGGAAGTTCTTGGAACGTTTGGAGAA TCTAAAGAAGaagatgaagaagaagaagaagaagctgtAGCAGCAGCAGTCGAGAAGCAAGAGTTAACTGAACCTGAGACGGTGA CTGAGAAGAAAGTTGTTAAGATCACCGCTCCTGCTACAGTTGATGAG AGACTTCAGAAAAGAGCGGAGCGATTCAGTCTTCAGCCAAATGCAGACAATAAGAAGGCCGCCCGTGCTGCAAG GTTTGGTTTGCCAGTAGCTGAATCTTCCAAAG gaACTGCAGCCATCCCAAAAGTGAGC GTGGACGTTGAGGTCTTAAAGAAGAGAGCAGAACGTTTTGGCATGAATGTCTCATCTGTTTCTAAAAAG TTTGAGGATGATGAAAAGTTGAAGAAGAGGAAGGAAAGGTTTGGCATTCTGACGTCCACCGCTGGATCTTATGATTCAGAG GCCAAGAAGCGAAAACGTGCCGATCGGTTTGGAAACGTATGA
- the sarnp gene encoding SAP domain-containing ribonucleoprotein isoform X3 codes for MAEFVELQKLKLAELKQECVARGLDAKGNKADLIARLQAYLDEHEEVNEEEVLGTFGEESKEEDEEEEEEAVAAAVEKQELTEPETVTEKKVVKITAPATVDERLQKRAERFSLQPNADNKKAARAARFGLPVAESSKGTAAIPKVSVDVEVLKKRAERFGMNVSSVSKKFEDDEKLKKRKERFGILTSTAGSYDSEAKKRKRADRFGNV; via the exons ATGGCGGAATTCGTGGAGCTGCAAAAACTGAAG TTGGCTGAGCTGAAGCAGGAGTGTGTGGCACGAGGTCTGGATGCTAAAGGAAATAAAGCTGATCTGATAGCCCGACTGCAGGCTTACCTGGATGAGCATG AAGAAGTTAATGAAGAGGAAGTTCTTGGAACGTTTGGAGAA GAGTCTAAAGAAGaagatgaagaagaagaagaagaagctgtAGCAGCAGCAGTCGAGAAGCAAGAGTTAACTGAACCTGAGACGGTGA CTGAGAAGAAAGTTGTTAAGATCACCGCTCCTGCTACAGTTGATGAG AGACTTCAGAAAAGAGCGGAGCGATTCAGTCTTCAGCCAAATGCAGACAATAAGAAGGCCGCCCGTGCTGCAAG GTTTGGTTTGCCAGTAGCTGAATCTTCCAAAG gaACTGCAGCCATCCCAAAAGTGAGC GTGGACGTTGAGGTCTTAAAGAAGAGAGCAGAACGTTTTGGCATGAATGTCTCATCTGTTTCTAAAAAG TTTGAGGATGATGAAAAGTTGAAGAAGAGGAAGGAAAGGTTTGGCATTCTGACGTCCACCGCTGGATCTTATGATTCAGAG GCCAAGAAGCGAAAACGTGCCGATCGGTTTGGAAACGTATGA
- the sarnp gene encoding SAP domain-containing ribonucleoprotein isoform X2 — MAEFVELQKLKLAELKQECVARGLDAKGNKADLIARLQAYLDEHERSGASPTVRHIEEVNEEEVLGTFGESKEEDEEEEEEAVAAAVEKQELTEPETVTEKKVVKITAPATVDERLQKRAERFSLQPNADNKKAARAARFGLPVAESSKGTAAIPKVSVDVEVLKKRAERFGMNVSSVSKKFEDDEKLKKRKERFGILTSTAGSYDSEAKKRKRADRFGNV, encoded by the exons ATGGCGGAATTCGTGGAGCTGCAAAAACTGAAG TTGGCTGAGCTGAAGCAGGAGTGTGTGGCACGAGGTCTGGATGCTAAAGGAAATAAAGCTGATCTGATAGCCCGACTGCAGGCTTACCTGGATGAGCATG AGAGGTCTGGAGCGAGCCCTACAGTTCGCCATATTG AAGAAGTTAATGAAGAGGAAGTTCTTGGAACGTTTGGAGAA TCTAAAGAAGaagatgaagaagaagaagaagaagctgtAGCAGCAGCAGTCGAGAAGCAAGAGTTAACTGAACCTGAGACGGTGA CTGAGAAGAAAGTTGTTAAGATCACCGCTCCTGCTACAGTTGATGAG AGACTTCAGAAAAGAGCGGAGCGATTCAGTCTTCAGCCAAATGCAGACAATAAGAAGGCCGCCCGTGCTGCAAG GTTTGGTTTGCCAGTAGCTGAATCTTCCAAAG gaACTGCAGCCATCCCAAAAGTGAGC GTGGACGTTGAGGTCTTAAAGAAGAGAGCAGAACGTTTTGGCATGAATGTCTCATCTGTTTCTAAAAAG TTTGAGGATGATGAAAAGTTGAAGAAGAGGAAGGAAAGGTTTGGCATTCTGACGTCCACCGCTGGATCTTATGATTCAGAG GCCAAGAAGCGAAAACGTGCCGATCGGTTTGGAAACGTATGA